The following DNA comes from Polyangia bacterium.
GCTGGGCTCCTCCGGTTCGAGGCCCACGCACACCTCGAAGGCGGCTGCCGCTGTCTCGAAGTCGTGCAGGCGCGACCGGCTGATCTCGCCCAGCCCATGCCACAGCGCCAGCAGCGCCGGTCGGTTGCCGGGCGACGGCGTTCCCATGCGTTTGATCTGCCGGCGATAACAGCGCGCCTGCTGCTTCCAGTCTTTCGCCGCGGTCAGGATCTTGTCGATGCGCTCGAAGGTCTTCAGATCGTGCGGATCGTCGTCCAGTGCCTGGTTGTACAGATCGACGGCCTGCTGCCCAGCGCCGAGTTCGTGGTTTTGAATGGTGCCGGCGGCCACCAGGTATCGCGCTCGCGTCGCGCCCTGCGCGCTTTCCGCCAGCCGCGCCAGGATCGGCAGCACCCGCGCCCACTGCTGGGTCTCGGTCAAAAGCTCGACCAGCTTGTGCAGGATCCGCGGCGCCTCGGGCGTCGCCTCCAGCGCGGCGAAGCATTCGGCGATGGCCCGTTCCTGATCGTTCTTGCGGTCGTGATAGATGTCGACCAGCCGTTCGTGCAGCGCCGCCCGCGCTTCGTTGTCGTTGGGCAGCGCCAGCAAGCCGCGCAGATCGATGACCAGCGCATCCCAGTTGGCGGCGCGGTCGTGAATGCCGGCCAGCGCTTCCAGCGTCGGCCGGTGCTGGGGTTCGATGGCCAGCGCGCGGGTGAAGAGATCGACCGCCTTGTCTTCCTGCTGCAGGTGCAGGCGGCTCTGCCCGAGGCGGTAGAGCGCCGTAAAGGTGTCCTCGCGCGAAGGTCGCTCGCGGCGCGGGAACAGCACCGAATCGTAAAGCTGCGCCGCCTGCTCCCAGTCCTGCAGCGTGAAAGCCAGCGCGCCCCAATCGCGCAGCGTCGCCAGATAGCCCAGATCCGCCGAGAAAGATCGACGGTACGCCTCGACCGCCGCCGGGAGGTCGCCCAGGCCCTCGGCGGCGCGCCCCAGGCGGTGGCAGACCGTCGCTTGCCAGGCGGCGCCTCGGCCCTGGCCGGCGGCGCCCGGCCCGTTGTCGGCCAGGCTTTGCGCCAGCGGTCGCAGCGCCGTCCAGGCCTGTCGCTTGAAATAGATCTCCATCAGCGGCAGCGCCGCCGCGGCGTGCATCGGATCCAGCGCGACGATCTGCGCGTACAGCGCGGTGGCCTGGCTCTCGTCGTCCAGCTTCTCTTGAAAGATGGTCGCCGCTTCGAAGTTCAGCTCGATCTTCTTGTCGGGCGCCGCCACCTGGTCGGCGGCCCGTCCCAGCAGCGTGGCCGCCTTCAGCCAGTCGTTGCGTTCGCGGTAGATCTGCGCCAGCGCCAGCATGCTGGGCACGTGCGCCGGGTCCAGGGCCAGCGCCTGCGCGTATTGCTCCTCGGCGGCCAGCGGATCGCCCACCTGCGCCAGGGCCACCTCGCCCAGCTGGAAATGCAGACCCACGCGTTCGTGCCCGTTCATCTGCGCGGCCGCCCGACTGAGCAGGCGGACCACGCCTTCCCAGTCGCCCAGCGCCTCTTGCACGCGGGCCAGGCCCATCAGCGACGGCAAGTGCTGCGGACTGTCGCGCAGGATCTCGCTGTACGCGTCGGCGATGCGGGTGGGCTCGCGAAAGCGATCCAGCCATTTTCTATCCAGCACGTCGGCCAGGCGATCCCAGTCGCTGCGCCGCCGGTACAGCGTCTCCAGCAGCATCAGCGCGCCGCCGTGGTCGGGAACCAGGCCGAGCGCGCGCTGGCCGGCGGCCACCGCCTGGTCGTCGCTGGTCAGGCCCACGTCGCACCAGAAGGCGATCTGCGCCCACAGATCAGCGGCCTGCTTGGGGTCGGTCAGCGTCTCGGCCACCTCGGTCGTCGACAACACGACGTCGGGCCATTTGTCGAACGCCCGCGCCAGGCGTTCCATCTCGTGCACCACCTGGCCGCTGGTGGGATCTTCGCGCAAGGCTTCCTGCAGCGAGATAAGCGCGCTGTTGGCGTCGACCAGCCGGCGTTCGTAGATCTCCGCGATCCGGCACAGGGAGGCGGCGCGACGGGCGGGGGCGCTCTCGTGCTCGAGGCTGGTCAGCAGCTCTTCGATCAGCGCCAGGGCGTGCGCCCGATCGTCGATGGGTGAGTGGAAGGCGAGCTCCTGCATGCGTCAGTCGGCCTCGGGGCGCAAACGGTCGACCAAAGTGCTTACCACAGGACGTTTATCCTAGGGAAAAGTCGGGGCGGTCGGCGATTTCTGGAAGGTCATCAACTGCTCGAGGAAAGCGTCCATGGCCACAATCTGTGGTGCGTGGCCGCCGGGAAGGGTCAAAATCTGGGCCTGCGGAAGCTCCGCCGCCAGCCCATCGACGATCTGATGGAGAAACCGCGCCGACCCATTGCCCTTCACCAGCAGCACCGGGCGCGGAAAATTGCGCCACGCGGCGATGTCGTCCTGGTGATCGATGGCGTGGCGCGAGCTGCGCAAGGCCTGCCGGTGACGTGACCACAGCGGCCAGGCCGCCATCTGGCGCGGCGATTTTCCCGGCGGGCAAAAGCCGACGTGCACGGCGAACATCTCCAGATCGTCGTCGGTGACGTCATCGCCCAGCGAGCCCAGGCGCGCGGCCACCTGGCGGGTGTCATCGTCGACGGTGCCGCGGGCGCGCAGCACCCAGACCGCCGGCGGTTCGATGAGGGCCAGCGTGCGGACGCGCCGCGGATCGCGCAGGGCGAATGACAGGGCCACCTCGGCGCCATACGACCAGGCGACGACGTCGGCGGGCAGGGCGTGTTCGGCCTCCAGCGTGGCGTCCAGGGCGTCGGCCTCCATGGTCACCGAGTAGTCGGGCGGCAAGGGAAGGTTGTCATAGCCGTGGGCGACGTTCAGCAGCTGCACGCGCAACACCCGCCGGCTTTTTTCCAGGCGGGCGGCGTGCGCCTCCCAGCTCAGCCAGCCAAGCAGGCCGCCGGGGACCAGGACCGTCGGCGGTTCGCCGGCACCGGTGACTATGACGGGCAGCTTCATGGGTTCCTATTCATGGGCTTCAGATGATGAACGATGGGCGAGCGATTTGCTTCCGTCGGCCATGGCGCCTGCGCCGGGATGGGTGGTGGGCGGTGTCGCACGCGGCTGTCGGCGCGCACCTTATTTTTCTCCCGAACTGATCTTATGATCGCCCGGTCCGGCGGTTCTGCCGGTGGGCGTCACTGCCCTTGGGAGAAGATCGATGAAACTAGGAACGTCGCTGGTCCTTGTCCTGTCCGCCGCTTCGCTGCCGATCAGCCTGGCTGCGCGCGCTGAACCCCGGCGCGAAGAACGACACGAAGAAAAGCAGGCCGTCCGACACGAAGAAAAGCAGGCCGTCCGACACGAAGAGCACCTGCCTCCGCGTCCACCCCCGCCCGAATGGAAAGGGCACCCGCCCGGCGTTCACCCTGGCGGCCCGGCGTATCACCCGGCGGTTCACCCGCACGCGATTCGCGTCTTGCGCCCGCGAGTGGCCCGCTATGGCGAGCACCCGTGGCACCACTGGGGTCACGCTGAATTTGCCCGCCCCGTCTATTACTGGGACTGGGGCCTGGTCCATCACGTCTCCTGCACCGCCGAGGATTCTTACGGCGATCAGTATCCGGTCAGCGAGAACACCTTCGCCGGCTTCGGCCTGGTCAACATGACCGCCGTCGAGGACGACGCGCTTGACCGCTGTTACGAAGAATCGGGCGGCGATCAAAGCTGTTATCTCGCGACGTGCTCGCACTTTTAGCAAGATGAAAAGGCGGCGCGATCATTTCGGGCGCGCCGTCAGCTTCATCTCGCTGATCCAGACCGCGGCGGTGGACGAGACGGTCACCGTGGCGTGAAAGGGCCCGCCGGCGTGGTGGAGCAAACACA
Coding sequences within:
- a CDS encoding tetratricopeptide repeat protein, whose product is MQELAFHSPIDDRAHALALIEELLTSLEHESAPARRAASLCRIAEIYERRLVDANSALISLQEALREDPTSGQVVHEMERLARAFDKWPDVVLSTTEVAETLTDPKQAADLWAQIAFWCDVGLTSDDQAVAAGQRALGLVPDHGGALMLLETLYRRRSDWDRLADVLDRKWLDRFREPTRIADAYSEILRDSPQHLPSLMGLARVQEALGDWEGVVRLLSRAAAQMNGHERVGLHFQLGEVALAQVGDPLAAEEQYAQALALDPAHVPSMLALAQIYRERNDWLKAATLLGRAADQVAAPDKKIELNFEAATIFQEKLDDESQATALYAQIVALDPMHAAAALPLMEIYFKRQAWTALRPLAQSLADNGPGAAGQGRGAAWQATVCHRLGRAAEGLGDLPAAVEAYRRSFSADLGYLATLRDWGALAFTLQDWEQAAQLYDSVLFPRRERPSREDTFTALYRLGQSRLHLQQEDKAVDLFTRALAIEPQHRPTLEALAGIHDRAANWDALVIDLRGLLALPNDNEARAALHERLVDIYHDRKNDQERAIAECFAALEATPEAPRILHKLVELLTETQQWARVLPILARLAESAQGATRARYLVAAGTIQNHELGAGQQAVDLYNQALDDDPHDLKTFERIDKILTAAKDWKQQARCYRRQIKRMGTPSPGNRPALLALWHGLGEISRSRLHDFETAAAAFEVCVGLEPEEPSRHAILAELHQLCGPEHYGQAIDEHRFLLKKAAGTAEMVPHLKLLLRLHAERTEMDAAWCVAQALSYLGQADADEQRLFAQYRPQGFVRARGRLTEDLWQKYLYHRDEDRVVSQVLGTVAPTVLLARAKPHKDWGLKRKRQRDVANDPSLFCKVLTYASQILGVPWPEVHLVTSSAGEIELCNAIAEAAPTPSFVVGRGVLQGRHEAEIAFVAARALALSRADHLAVWPSVVPAGPELEVILLAAITMVRDGHPIPTALANPVLRYRDFLGRTLSPAQLEQLELVVKRTGIGADATFDVERWARGAQLTAVRAGFLIGNDLRMAVQLGTAANPSADAARIERDLIEWSVSREYVALRAHIGFGPT
- a CDS encoding alpha/beta hydrolase, which produces MKLPVIVTGAGEPPTVLVPGGLLGWLSWEAHAARLEKSRRVLRVQLLNVAHGYDNLPLPPDYSVTMEADALDATLEAEHALPADVVAWSYGAEVALSFALRDPRRVRTLALIEPPAVWVLRARGTVDDDTRQVAARLGSLGDDVTDDDLEMFAVHVGFCPPGKSPRQMAAWPLWSRHRQALRSSRHAIDHQDDIAAWRNFPRPVLLVKGNGSARFLHQIVDGLAAELPQAQILTLPGGHAPQIVAMDAFLEQLMTFQKSPTAPTFP